In a genomic window of Pelecanus crispus isolate bPelCri1 chromosome 1, bPelCri1.pri, whole genome shotgun sequence:
- the NUP50 gene encoding nuclear pore complex protein Nup50 isoform X2 translates to MAKRIAEKELTDRNWDQEDEAEEVGTFSVASEEVLKNRAIKKAKRRNVGSESESGGAFKGFKGFILPSGKGGGGFSGFGDSAGIKPLEGLSNGSSSVSSTPSFSSLKNTSETQSAFGSTMSNGPTTTAFTEKKAASPKANGGSQPSSSGYAQNKVCSSSIYHKQLAALNCSVRDWIVKHVNTNPLCDLTPIFRDYEKYLANIEQQHGSSSDSGSENESNKTRGAQSVSTFGNSKLQQGSTFLFNNNNKTEDTLDKKPEAASEKKDPSLGATSTVSFNFGKSVDSSVLGSLGSGTLSSFSFSPGNSGLFGKDANQAKSVTAVSTNVLESQTESGNSDDKGGEEEEEEPPKVIVNEIKEDDAFYSKKCKLFYKKDNEFKEKGVGTLHLKPAGNEKTQLLVRADTNLGNILLNVLIPPKMPCTRTGKNNVLIVCVPNPPIDEKNPTVPVTMLIRVKTSEDADELHKILLEKKEA, encoded by the exons ATGGCAAAGAGAATTGCAGAGAAGGAACTGACTGACAGAAACTGGGATCAGGAGGATGAAGCTGAGGAG GTGGGAACATTCTCCGTAGCTAGCGAAGAAGTCCTGAAGAATAGagctattaaaaaagcaaagcgCCGAAATGTTGGATCAGAG tCTGAAAGTGGAGGAGCTTTTAAAGGGTTTAAAGGCTTTATATTGCcttctggaaaaggaggaggtggCTTCAGCGGATTTGGTGATAGTGCAGGAATAAAGCCTTTAGAAGGGTTGTCTAATGGAAGCAGTAGTGTCTCTAGCACTCCTTCTTTCAGCAGTTTAAAGAACACCTCTGAAACACAATCAGCATTTG GATCCACAATGTCAAATGGCCCTACTACTACTGCATTTACTGAGAAAAAGGCTGCAAGCCCAAAAGCTAATGGTGGCAGTCAACCATCCTCATCTGGCTATGCTCAAAATAAAGTTTGTAGCTCTAGCATTTACCACAAACAGTTAGCAGCTTTAAACTGTTCTGTGCGTGACTGGATAGTTAAGCATGTAAACACAAACCCACTATGTGACCTGACACCCATCTTTAGAGACTATGAGAAATATTTAGCAAATATTGAACAGCAACATGGAAGTAGTAGTGATAGCGGCTCTGAAAACGAAAGCAACAAGACACGTGGCGCTCAGTCTGTTTCTACGTTTGGGAATTCAAAGCTACAGCAAGGATCAACTTTTCtgtttaacaacaacaacaaaactgagGATACCTTGGACAAAAAACCTGAAgctgcatctgaaaaaaaagacccaTCGTTAGGAGCTACATCAACAGTCTCATTTAATTTTGGCAAGAGTGTCGACAGTTCTGTTTTGGGTTCCCTTGGTTCAGGAACACTTAGtagtttctcattttctcctggGAATTCAGGTTTGTTTGGAAAAGATGCAAACCAGGCCAAGTCTGTCACTGCAGTATCCACCAATGTATTGGAAAGTCAGACAGAAAGTGGCAATAGCGATGATAAAG gaggagaagaggaggaagaagagccaCCAAAAGTCATtgttaatgaaataaaagaggATGATGCTTTCTACTCGAAGAA GTGCAAACTGTTCTACAAAAAGGATaatgaatttaaagaaaaaggtgtAGGAACATTACACTTAAAAccagcaggaaatgaaaaaactCAACTCCTAGTCCGAGCAGATACCAATTTAG GAAACATACTGTTGAATGTTCTAATTCCACCCAAGATGCCATGTACAAGAACCGGAAAAAACAATGTTCTTATAGTTTGTGTTCCTAATCCACCGATTGATGAGAAGAATCCAACTGTTCCTGTCACTATGTTAATAAGGGTGAAAACAAGTGAGGATGCAGATGAGTTGCACAAAATCttactggagaaaaaggaggcTTAA
- the NUP50 gene encoding nuclear pore complex protein Nup50 isoform X1: MLSRKSLRRNRRSSQERRNVGQLPGGSLASAAPAHPEIPQAFPAPSHSWGLKSVCRARCGKMAKRIAEKELTDRNWDQEDEAEEVGTFSVASEEVLKNRAIKKAKRRNVGSESESGGAFKGFKGFILPSGKGGGGFSGFGDSAGIKPLEGLSNGSSSVSSTPSFSSLKNTSETQSAFGSTMSNGPTTTAFTEKKAASPKANGGSQPSSSGYAQNKVCSSSIYHKQLAALNCSVRDWIVKHVNTNPLCDLTPIFRDYEKYLANIEQQHGSSSDSGSENESNKTRGAQSVSTFGNSKLQQGSTFLFNNNNKTEDTLDKKPEAASEKKDPSLGATSTVSFNFGKSVDSSVLGSLGSGTLSSFSFSPGNSGLFGKDANQAKSVTAVSTNVLESQTESGNSDDKGGEEEEEEPPKVIVNEIKEDDAFYSKKCKLFYKKDNEFKEKGVGTLHLKPAGNEKTQLLVRADTNLGNILLNVLIPPKMPCTRTGKNNVLIVCVPNPPIDEKNPTVPVTMLIRVKTSEDADELHKILLEKKEA; this comes from the exons ATGTTAAGCCGAAAGAGCCTACGCCGAAACCGAAGATCTTCTCAGGAAAGGAGGAACGTGGGTCAGCTACCAGGCGGCAGCCTGGCTTCCGCCGCCCCTGCGCACCCTGAAATACCGCAGGCATTTCCTGCTCCGTCACACAGCTGGGGACTGAAAAGTGTTTGCAGAGCTAG GTGTGGAAAAATGGCAAAGAGAATTGCAGAGAAGGAACTGACTGACAGAAACTGGGATCAGGAGGATGAAGCTGAGGAG GTGGGAACATTCTCCGTAGCTAGCGAAGAAGTCCTGAAGAATAGagctattaaaaaagcaaagcgCCGAAATGTTGGATCAGAG tCTGAAAGTGGAGGAGCTTTTAAAGGGTTTAAAGGCTTTATATTGCcttctggaaaaggaggaggtggCTTCAGCGGATTTGGTGATAGTGCAGGAATAAAGCCTTTAGAAGGGTTGTCTAATGGAAGCAGTAGTGTCTCTAGCACTCCTTCTTTCAGCAGTTTAAAGAACACCTCTGAAACACAATCAGCATTTG GATCCACAATGTCAAATGGCCCTACTACTACTGCATTTACTGAGAAAAAGGCTGCAAGCCCAAAAGCTAATGGTGGCAGTCAACCATCCTCATCTGGCTATGCTCAAAATAAAGTTTGTAGCTCTAGCATTTACCACAAACAGTTAGCAGCTTTAAACTGTTCTGTGCGTGACTGGATAGTTAAGCATGTAAACACAAACCCACTATGTGACCTGACACCCATCTTTAGAGACTATGAGAAATATTTAGCAAATATTGAACAGCAACATGGAAGTAGTAGTGATAGCGGCTCTGAAAACGAAAGCAACAAGACACGTGGCGCTCAGTCTGTTTCTACGTTTGGGAATTCAAAGCTACAGCAAGGATCAACTTTTCtgtttaacaacaacaacaaaactgagGATACCTTGGACAAAAAACCTGAAgctgcatctgaaaaaaaagacccaTCGTTAGGAGCTACATCAACAGTCTCATTTAATTTTGGCAAGAGTGTCGACAGTTCTGTTTTGGGTTCCCTTGGTTCAGGAACACTTAGtagtttctcattttctcctggGAATTCAGGTTTGTTTGGAAAAGATGCAAACCAGGCCAAGTCTGTCACTGCAGTATCCACCAATGTATTGGAAAGTCAGACAGAAAGTGGCAATAGCGATGATAAAG gaggagaagaggaggaagaagagccaCCAAAAGTCATtgttaatgaaataaaagaggATGATGCTTTCTACTCGAAGAA GTGCAAACTGTTCTACAAAAAGGATaatgaatttaaagaaaaaggtgtAGGAACATTACACTTAAAAccagcaggaaatgaaaaaactCAACTCCTAGTCCGAGCAGATACCAATTTAG GAAACATACTGTTGAATGTTCTAATTCCACCCAAGATGCCATGTACAAGAACCGGAAAAAACAATGTTCTTATAGTTTGTGTTCCTAATCCACCGATTGATGAGAAGAATCCAACTGTTCCTGTCACTATGTTAATAAGGGTGAAAACAAGTGAGGATGCAGATGAGTTGCACAAAATCttactggagaaaaaggaggcTTAA